The Agromyces marinus genome window below encodes:
- a CDS encoding FAD-dependent oxidoreductase — MEAIPDRVKVAVIGAGQAGLSVAYYLRRFELVADEDFVMLDRAPGPGGAWQHRWSSLRLGTAHKVNDLPGMGELGLSFETADRALPARDVVADYYGRFEDHYGLRVHRPIDVRHVENDGVDIRVGYRDLSPQPTEELKARGFFGRRRKTFEEAPPPPEPRGELRASFLVNATGTWGSPFVPYYPGMGDFRGRHLHTSDFVEAEDFRDLHVVVVGGGTSAIGFMLELEGVASALTWVSRRPIDWLDRQELDLEGASAAVSKQDEAARAGRALPSIVSGTGVPKNRRIVAGIDRGLLVAKPMFDRIEPDRVVWADGTSVRADAIIWATGFRPELRHLSPLKLREKAGGVTVGQGAAWQDPRVFLAGYGPQASTIGANRAGRMIARQIMAML, encoded by the coding sequence GTGGAAGCGATCCCCGACCGTGTGAAGGTCGCGGTGATCGGTGCCGGGCAGGCGGGGCTGTCCGTCGCCTATTACCTGCGACGCTTCGAACTCGTCGCCGACGAGGATTTCGTCATGCTCGATCGCGCCCCCGGGCCGGGCGGCGCGTGGCAGCATCGCTGGTCGTCGCTGCGCCTGGGAACGGCGCACAAGGTGAACGACCTGCCGGGCATGGGGGAGCTCGGACTCAGTTTCGAGACCGCGGACCGGGCGCTTCCGGCCAGGGACGTGGTCGCCGACTACTACGGGCGCTTCGAGGACCACTACGGGCTGCGGGTGCATCGTCCGATCGACGTCCGGCACGTCGAGAACGACGGCGTCGACATCCGGGTCGGCTACCGCGACCTCAGTCCGCAGCCGACGGAGGAGCTCAAGGCGCGCGGGTTCTTCGGCAGGCGGCGCAAGACGTTCGAGGAGGCTCCGCCCCCACCCGAGCCGCGCGGCGAGCTCCGAGCGTCGTTCCTCGTCAACGCGACCGGCACCTGGGGTTCGCCCTTCGTGCCCTACTACCCGGGCATGGGCGACTTCCGAGGTCGCCACCTGCACACCTCCGACTTCGTCGAGGCCGAGGACTTCCGCGACCTGCACGTCGTCGTCGTGGGCGGTGGAACGTCGGCGATCGGGTTCATGCTCGAACTCGAGGGCGTGGCATCCGCTCTGACCTGGGTCTCGCGACGGCCGATCGACTGGCTCGATCGGCAGGAACTCGACCTCGAGGGCGCATCGGCGGCCGTGTCGAAGCAGGACGAGGCCGCGCGAGCCGGCCGGGCACTGCCGTCGATCGTGAGCGGAACCGGGGTTCCGAAGAACCGCCGGATCGTCGCGGGCATCGATCGGGGCCTGCTCGTCGCGAAGCCCATGTTCGACCGGATCGAACCCGATCGCGTCGTGTGGGCGGACGGCACGTCGGTCCGAGCCGACGCGATCATCTGGGCGACCGGCTTCCGTCCCGAACTCCGTCACCTCTCGCCGCTGAAACTGCGCGAGAAGGCGGGCGGCGTCACGGTCGGCCAGGGCGCCGCCTGGCAGGACCCGCGGGTCTTCCTCGCCGGGTACGGTCCGCAGGCGTCGACCATCGGCGCGAACCGCGCCGGTCGGATGATCGCCCGGCAGATCATGGCGATGCTGTAG
- a CDS encoding PadR family transcriptional regulator translates to MTPPVFAHGNLRLYLLALLEEQPRHGYELIQALSDRFGGTYSPSAGTIYPRLAKLEAEGLVAKTADGRKSVYEITDAGRAELDARRHELDAIEEDVTDSVRRLAEGVRAEVDSAMRTLRAELATAAREAKRTATQTSSTANPHAESNRAVHEADLVLNEFRQHLRTELRRQAGRGRVSADTVALLRTRLADVRAEIAKELAGA, encoded by the coding sequence ATGACCCCGCCCGTCTTCGCCCACGGCAACCTGCGCCTCTACCTGCTGGCGCTGCTCGAGGAGCAGCCACGCCACGGGTACGAGCTCATCCAGGCGCTCTCCGACCGGTTCGGGGGCACCTACTCGCCGAGCGCGGGCACGATCTACCCGCGCCTGGCCAAGCTCGAGGCGGAGGGCCTCGTCGCCAAGACCGCCGACGGCCGCAAGTCGGTGTACGAGATCACCGACGCCGGGCGCGCCGAACTCGACGCCCGCCGGCACGAGCTCGACGCGATCGAGGAGGATGTGACGGACTCGGTCCGCCGCCTCGCCGAGGGCGTCCGCGCCGAGGTCGACTCGGCCATGCGCACCCTCCGCGCCGAGCTCGCGACGGCCGCGCGCGAGGCCAAGCGCACCGCGACGCAGACGAGCTCGACCGCGAACCCGCACGCCGAGTCGAACCGCGCCGTCCACGAGGCCGACCTCGTCCTGAACGAGTTCCGCCAGCACCTGCGCACCGAGCTGCGCCGTCAGGCCGGCCGCGGGCGCGTGTCGGCCGACACCGTCGCCCTGCTGCGCACCAGGCTCGCCGACGTGCGTGCCGAGATCGCGAAGGAGCTCGCGGGGGCGTAG
- a CDS encoding FluC/FEX family fluoride channel — MPPVLAVFVGGLAGTGLRLALDVLLPHPDHGFPWSTFIANLVGTFVLGWLAGGLWTRPSTPTWLKAGIGSGLIGSFTTLSAVMGSVAILDRADATGLAALYLFASLVAGLALAAAGLRLGSTLAHRPMPTEVTDDGATL, encoded by the coding sequence GTGCCCCCGGTTCTCGCGGTCTTCGTCGGCGGCCTCGCCGGCACCGGCCTGCGCCTCGCGCTCGACGTGCTGCTGCCCCACCCCGACCACGGGTTCCCGTGGTCGACGTTCATCGCGAACCTCGTCGGGACGTTCGTGCTCGGCTGGCTCGCCGGGGGGCTCTGGACGAGGCCCTCGACGCCGACCTGGCTGAAGGCCGGTATCGGGTCCGGCCTCATCGGCTCGTTCACGACGCTCTCGGCCGTGATGGGCTCGGTCGCGATCCTCGATCGAGCGGATGCCACGGGCCTTGCCGCCCTATACCTGTTCGCGTCGCTGGTGGCCGGCCTGGCCCTCGCGGCGGCGGGCCTGAGGCTCGGCTCGACGCTCGCGCACCGCCCGATGCCGACCGAGGTCACCGACGACGGGGCGACGCTATGA
- a CDS encoding hotdog fold thioesterase codes for MGIWFGDRRPSADDVNARCENTAIRALGIEITEFGDDSLIGRMPVDARTRQPGGVLHGGSSVLFAETLASLAASFTVDREQFSCVGMEINANHVRPISEGWVTGAATPISRGRTTQVWDIRITDEQGRLVCVSRCTMAVLGMPSPY; via the coding sequence ATGGGCATCTGGTTCGGCGACCGACGGCCGTCGGCCGATGACGTGAACGCACGCTGCGAGAACACCGCGATCCGCGCGCTCGGGATCGAGATCACCGAGTTCGGCGACGACTCGCTCATCGGGCGCATGCCCGTCGACGCGCGCACGCGCCAGCCGGGCGGGGTGCTGCACGGCGGATCTTCGGTGCTGTTCGCGGAGACCCTCGCGAGCCTGGCCGCCTCGTTCACGGTCGACCGGGAGCAGTTCTCCTGCGTCGGCATGGAGATCAACGCGAACCACGTCCGTCCGATCTCCGAGGGCTGGGTGACCGGCGCGGCCACGCCCATCTCGCGCGGCCGCACGACGCAGGTCTGGGACATCCGCATCACCGACGAGCAGGGGCGGCTCGTGTGCGTGTCGCGCTGCACGATGGCCGTGCTCGGGATGCCGTCGCCGTACTGA
- a CDS encoding glutamine amidotransferase, translating to MKPFVLLATRAEERPADEEYALFLRGTGLDERDLIRVRLELGPMPHLDLDGLSGIFVGGGPFNASDPADRKSSVQHRVEAEFATLLDEVVARDFPFLGACYGVGTLGAHQGALIDGRYAEKIGVVPVTLTGAGAADPLLAGLPATFNAFVGHKEAIRTLPASATLLASSATCPVQAFRVGSNVYATQFHPELDLDGILVRIRAYASHGYFAADELETTLAAAARAVVSEPSRMLRTFVERYAR from the coding sequence GTGAAGCCGTTCGTGCTCCTCGCCACCCGCGCCGAGGAACGGCCGGCCGACGAGGAGTACGCGCTCTTCCTCCGCGGCACCGGGCTCGACGAGCGCGACCTCATCCGCGTCCGGCTCGAGCTCGGGCCGATGCCGCACCTCGACCTCGACGGCCTGTCGGGCATCTTCGTCGGCGGCGGCCCGTTCAACGCCTCCGACCCGGCCGACCGGAAGTCGAGCGTGCAGCACCGCGTCGAAGCCGAGTTCGCGACCCTGCTCGACGAGGTCGTGGCACGCGACTTCCCGTTCCTGGGCGCCTGCTACGGGGTCGGCACGCTGGGAGCGCACCAGGGCGCCTTGATCGACGGGCGCTACGCCGAGAAGATCGGCGTGGTGCCGGTCACGCTCACCGGCGCCGGGGCCGCCGACCCGCTCCTGGCCGGGCTGCCCGCGACGTTCAACGCGTTCGTCGGGCACAAGGAGGCGATCCGCACCCTCCCTGCTTCGGCGACGCTGCTCGCGTCGTCGGCGACCTGCCCCGTCCAGGCGTTCCGCGTCGGGTCGAACGTCTACGCCACGCAGTTCCATCCCGAGCTCGACCTCGACGGCATCCTCGTGCGAATCCGCGCGTACGCGAGCCACGGCTACTTCGCGGCGGACGAACTGGAGACCACGCTCGCCGCCGCGGCGAGGGCGGTCGTGTCCGAGCCCAGCCGGATGCTGCGGACGTTCGTCGAGCGATACGCGCGGTGA
- a CDS encoding LLM class flavin-dependent oxidoreductase, with the protein MRAALSLGLPGTTDHAVLRALAPRLERLGFHALWLNDVPHGDSLAGLAAVAGSSERLGLATGVIPLDRRPAASLDLAALPAARTTIGIGSGRAEQPSALVRSGIETLREGRPVRIAVGALGPGMRRLAAERADAVVLNWLTPAAATEAMTVLRHEAREPDGTARAVRGVLYLRTIVDEGARAELVREADRYGSYRAYAANFERLGVQPIDATLDHGAALGAFDVVDEIVLRAITANGTLGEFERFVEEVAGWRDAVTATE; encoded by the coding sequence ATGCGTGCGGCGCTCTCCCTCGGCCTGCCCGGCACGACCGACCATGCCGTGCTGCGCGCCCTCGCGCCGCGCCTGGAACGCCTCGGGTTCCACGCCCTCTGGCTGAACGACGTCCCGCACGGGGACTCGCTGGCCGGACTGGCCGCCGTGGCCGGGTCCTCCGAGCGGCTGGGGCTCGCGACGGGCGTGATCCCGCTCGACCGTCGCCCCGCGGCATCCCTCGACCTGGCGGCGCTGCCCGCCGCGCGCACGACGATCGGCATCGGCTCCGGGCGCGCGGAGCAGCCGTCGGCACTGGTCCGCTCCGGCATCGAGACCCTGCGCGAAGGTCGCCCGGTGCGCATCGCGGTGGGCGCGCTCGGTCCGGGCATGCGGCGCCTCGCGGCCGAACGAGCGGATGCCGTCGTGCTGAACTGGCTCACGCCCGCTGCCGCGACCGAGGCGATGACCGTGCTCCGGCACGAGGCGCGCGAACCCGACGGCACGGCTCGCGCCGTGCGCGGGGTGCTGTACCTGCGCACGATCGTCGACGAGGGCGCCCGAGCCGAACTGGTACGCGAGGCCGATCGCTACGGGTCGTACCGGGCGTACGCGGCGAACTTCGAGCGGCTCGGCGTGCAGCCCATCGACGCGACGCTCGATCACGGCGCCGCGCTCGGCGCGTTCGACGTGGTCGACGAGATCGTGCTCCGGGCGATCACCGCGAACGGAACGCTCGGGGAGTTCGAGCGGTTCGTCGAGGAGGTCGCCGGGTGGCGGGACGCGGTGACCGCAACCGAATGA
- a CDS encoding DUF4097 family beta strand repeat-containing protein, giving the protein MAIEKWVVNPGETRVVDLELVRKLKVGIIGGKVDVIAHDEPGARVEVSNVTGKDLMIQIDGDVLEIDHAQLRWDNFLEVFKGFRGSAKAEVTILAPRSAALKLGVVSGDALVTGFETDGRFSSVSGDLVIDSHTGDIECSTVSGEVAVGDHTGRVTAHTVSGDIAITGEVASFNADTVSGDMILDVRGTPSRIDTNSVSGDLTVRFDAGSGARYRVNTVSGSLLLDDTQIKGTLGKGFERVTGDLEGTWLDLGANSVSGSISVIRRQPAPAEPDAEQSATAEASA; this is encoded by the coding sequence ATGGCCATCGAGAAGTGGGTCGTCAATCCCGGCGAGACCCGGGTCGTCGACCTTGAACTCGTCCGCAAGCTCAAGGTCGGGATCATCGGCGGCAAGGTCGACGTGATCGCGCACGACGAACCCGGCGCGCGCGTCGAGGTGTCGAACGTCACGGGCAAGGACCTCATGATCCAGATCGACGGCGACGTGCTCGAGATCGACCACGCCCAACTGCGGTGGGACAACTTCCTCGAGGTGTTCAAGGGCTTCCGCGGAAGCGCCAAGGCCGAGGTGACGATCCTCGCCCCGCGCAGCGCGGCCCTCAAGCTCGGCGTCGTCTCGGGCGACGCACTCGTGACCGGGTTCGAGACCGACGGCAGGTTCAGCTCGGTGTCGGGCGATCTCGTGATCGACTCGCACACCGGCGACATCGAGTGCTCGACCGTCTCGGGCGAGGTCGCCGTCGGCGACCACACCGGGCGCGTCACCGCGCACACCGTCTCCGGCGACATCGCCATCACGGGCGAGGTCGCCTCGTTCAACGCCGACACGGTCTCGGGCGACATGATCCTCGACGTCCGCGGCACCCCCTCGCGCATCGACACCAACTCCGTCTCGGGCGACCTCACCGTGCGCTTCGACGCCGGCAGCGGCGCGCGCTACCGGGTCAACACCGTCAGCGGCTCGCTCCTGCTCGACGACACCCAGATCAAGGGCACGCTCGGCAAGGGGTTCGAGCGCGTGACCGGCGACCTCGAGGGCACCTGGCTCGATCTCGGGGCCAACAGCGTCTCCGGAAGCATCTCGGTCATCCGGCGCCAGCCGGCCCCCGCGGAACCCGACGCCGAGCAGTCCGCGACCGCCGAGGCATCCGCATGA
- a CDS encoding GNAT family N-acetyltransferase: protein MTEVSLRPWSESDLDLLRRANAPELMEHLGGPETDTQVLARHEKYLRGWRDGSSHMYAIVTPDHPAGVGTIGFWARTDDGRVLFEVGWTVLAAFQGRGFARAALGLLLDEARTVDPSRPIAAYPRVGNAASNALCRGAGFVLEGVEEFEFPKGTRLPSNVWVLPAPGPGTA, encoded by the coding sequence ATGACCGAGGTTTCGCTGCGCCCGTGGTCGGAATCCGACCTCGACCTGCTGCGGCGTGCCAACGCGCCCGAACTCATGGAGCATCTCGGCGGACCGGAGACCGACACGCAGGTGCTCGCCCGTCACGAGAAGTACCTGCGCGGATGGCGTGACGGCTCTTCTCACATGTACGCGATCGTGACGCCCGATCACCCGGCCGGGGTCGGCACGATCGGGTTCTGGGCGCGAACCGACGACGGGCGGGTGCTGTTCGAGGTCGGGTGGACCGTGCTCGCCGCGTTCCAGGGCCGCGGGTTCGCTCGGGCTGCGCTCGGGCTGCTCCTCGACGAGGCTCGCACCGTCGACCCGTCGCGCCCGATCGCCGCCTACCCGCGCGTCGGGAACGCCGCGTCGAACGCGCTGTGCCGCGGCGCCGGCTTCGTCCTCGAGGGCGTCGAGGAGTTCGAGTTCCCCAAGGGCACCCGGCTGCCGTCGAACGTGTGGGTGCTTCCGGCTCCCGGGCCCGGCACGGCGTAG
- a CDS encoding nucleotidyltransferase family protein yields the protein MSLALEYEAATRDGELARLRRVLAARAMLAEGQTQREVARRLAVTQPAISYQVAKERTDGVRPSELVAAGRSVLRQVAEQRGFTDLAVFGSAARGDDREDSDVDLLVQPPPGADLFDMLHLEEALEAILDRRVDLVSYRGLDPRRDRDILRDRVPL from the coding sequence ATGAGCCTCGCGCTGGAGTACGAAGCAGCAACGCGGGATGGCGAACTCGCGCGCCTGCGTCGCGTGCTCGCGGCGCGTGCGATGCTCGCAGAGGGCCAGACCCAACGCGAGGTCGCGAGACGGCTCGCCGTCACGCAACCCGCGATCAGCTACCAGGTCGCCAAAGAGCGCACCGATGGCGTGCGACCAAGTGAACTCGTCGCCGCTGGACGTTCCGTGCTTCGCCAGGTCGCCGAGCAGCGAGGATTCACCGATCTCGCAGTGTTCGGGTCCGCCGCCCGCGGAGATGACCGAGAGGACTCCGACGTCGACCTGCTCGTGCAGCCCCCGCCCGGCGCCGATCTCTTCGACATGCTCCACCTGGAGGAAGCACTCGAGGCGATCCTCGACCGTCGCGTCGACCTCGTCAGCTATCGAGGACTCGACCCCCGGCGGGATCGCGACATCCTCCGTGACAGGGTGCCGCTGTGA
- the crcB gene encoding fluoride efflux transporter CrcB: MSPLVITAVLVAGAVGAVIRYLLSKAYPVRPGHLPGGILVVNVVGSGIAGAVIGLAERAALSADLRLVLVTGFCGGLTTFSTWCVETVELADGGRWRAAILNVLVTLALGIGAALGAYLLVR, translated from the coding sequence ATGAGCCCGCTTGTGATCACGGCCGTGCTCGTCGCGGGCGCCGTCGGCGCGGTCATCCGCTACCTGCTCTCGAAGGCCTACCCGGTCCGCCCCGGGCATCTGCCGGGCGGCATCCTCGTCGTCAACGTCGTCGGGTCGGGGATCGCGGGCGCGGTCATCGGGCTCGCCGAACGGGCCGCCCTGTCGGCCGACCTGCGGCTGGTGCTCGTGACCGGCTTCTGCGGAGGGCTGACGACGTTCAGCACGTGGTGCGTCGAGACCGTCGAACTCGCCGACGGCGGCCGGTGGCGCGCCGCGATCCTCAACGTGCTGGTCACGCTCGCGCTCGGCATCGGCGCCGCACTCGGCGCCTACCTGCTGGTGCGGTAG
- a CDS encoding DUF3073 domain-containing protein, whose product MGRGRQKAKHTKVARELKYFSPATDYSALERELTATNHDHDDEMSKWAEYADDDTYVTDDGSHRS is encoded by the coding sequence ATGGGGCGCGGCCGTCAGAAAGCCAAGCACACCAAGGTCGCTCGGGAGCTGAAGTACTTCAGCCCTGCCACCGACTACAGCGCGCTCGAGCGCGAGCTCACGGCTACGAACCACGACCATGACGACGAGATGTCGAAGTGGGCAGAGTACGCCGACGACGACACGTACGTGACCGACGACGGGTCGCACCGCTCCTGA
- a CDS encoding zinc-binding alcohol dehydrogenase, whose protein sequence is MHAGATPSWVIRENASTGALLALYLREVLGIASPAELPRLRDIGRVGPESDDMDAHDALERQWREWWAMTVEPEEHPSAVPLELIDEYGTAVALPVSGAEALATAIRPHAEAALAWAEWAHDHYRTATAARSGDTYRAYAGSIAEHERDVGRRAHSFELNVEVLPLAASGVWWIGRKTVAVTDTLRSDAAAFDDAIHPIIAELA, encoded by the coding sequence ATGCACGCGGGTGCCACGCCGTCGTGGGTGATTCGCGAGAACGCGAGCACCGGGGCACTGCTCGCGCTCTACCTGCGCGAGGTGCTCGGCATCGCCTCGCCCGCCGAACTGCCGAGGCTGCGCGACATCGGGCGCGTCGGGCCGGAGTCGGACGACATGGATGCGCACGACGCACTCGAACGGCAGTGGCGCGAGTGGTGGGCGATGACCGTGGAACCCGAGGAGCATCCCTCAGCGGTGCCCCTCGAACTGATCGACGAGTACGGAACCGCCGTCGCGCTGCCGGTCTCGGGTGCGGAAGCGCTCGCGACCGCCATCCGCCCCCACGCCGAGGCTGCGCTCGCCTGGGCCGAGTGGGCGCACGACCACTACCGCACCGCGACCGCGGCCCGCTCGGGCGACACCTACCGCGCCTACGCCGGTTCCATCGCGGAGCACGAACGTGACGTCGGCCGGCGGGCGCACTCGTTCGAGCTGAACGTCGAGGTGCTCCCGCTCGCGGCATCCGGCGTGTGGTGGATCGGGCGCAAGACGGTCGCGGTCACCGACACGCTCCGATCGGATGCCGCGGCGTTCGACGACGCGATCCACCCGATCATCGCCGAACTCGCGTGA
- the purM gene encoding phosphoribosylformylglycinamidine cyclo-ligase, translating to MSANSSYAAAGVDTAAGDLAVELMKEAVAKTHGPNVLGGVGGFAGLYDLSFAKDYTRPLLATSTDGVGTKIAIAQALDIHDTIGQDLVGMVVDDIVVVGATPLFMTDYIACGKVVPDRIAAIVTGIARACAETGTALVGGETAEHPGLMGVDDYDVAGAAVGVVEADRALGAERVQGGDVVLAIESSGLHSNGYSLVRHILANAKLSYSDAAPDLGTTWGEALLEPTRLYSGPLVKLLAHERLGAAMHALSHVTGGGIAANLARVLPRGSWVEVDRATWSPQPVFRALNALAGTTLESTEGTWNLGVGFFAVVEANAAASVVTELGALGLPAWQVGTVSTAARDASAPGWEQGAKGVDGGAVRLVGTYAD from the coding sequence GTGAGCGCGAACTCGTCCTATGCCGCTGCCGGAGTCGACACCGCCGCCGGCGACCTCGCCGTCGAACTGATGAAGGAGGCGGTCGCGAAGACCCACGGACCGAACGTGCTCGGCGGCGTCGGCGGCTTCGCCGGCCTCTACGACCTCTCGTTCGCGAAGGACTACACCCGCCCGCTCCTCGCGACCTCGACCGACGGCGTCGGCACCAAGATCGCGATCGCGCAGGCGCTCGACATCCACGACACCATCGGGCAGGACCTCGTGGGCATGGTCGTCGACGACATCGTGGTGGTCGGGGCGACCCCGCTGTTCATGACCGACTACATCGCGTGCGGCAAGGTCGTCCCCGACCGCATCGCGGCGATCGTCACCGGCATCGCGCGCGCCTGCGCCGAGACCGGCACCGCCCTGGTCGGCGGTGAGACCGCCGAGCACCCCGGTCTCATGGGCGTCGACGACTACGACGTCGCGGGCGCGGCGGTCGGCGTCGTCGAGGCCGATCGGGCGCTCGGCGCGGAGCGCGTGCAGGGCGGCGACGTCGTCCTCGCGATCGAATCGTCGGGCCTGCACTCCAACGGCTACTCGCTCGTGCGCCACATCCTCGCGAACGCGAAGCTCTCCTATTCGGATGCCGCGCCCGACCTCGGCACGACCTGGGGCGAGGCGCTGCTCGAACCCACGCGCCTGTACTCGGGCCCGCTCGTGAAGCTCCTCGCGCACGAGCGGCTCGGCGCCGCAATGCACGCGCTCTCGCACGTCACCGGCGGCGGCATCGCCGCCAACCTGGCGCGCGTGCTTCCGCGCGGTTCGTGGGTCGAGGTCGACCGGGCGACGTGGTCGCCGCAGCCGGTGTTCCGGGCGCTGAACGCGCTCGCGGGCACCACGCTCGAGTCGACCGAGGGCACCTGGAACCTGGGCGTCGGCTTCTTCGCGGTCGTCGAAGCGAATGCCGCGGCATCCGTCGTCACCGAACTCGGGGCGCTCGGTCTGCCCGCGTGGCAGGTCGGCACCGTCTCCACGGCGGCGCGCGATGCGTCGGCACCCGGTTGGGAGCAGGGCGCGAAGGGCGTCGACGGCGGCGCGGTGCGCCTGGTCGGAACCTACGCGGACTGA
- the purF gene encoding amidophosphoribosyltransferase produces the protein MCGIVGIVSTEPVNQQIYDSLLLLQHRGQDSTGIATADGPVFHMAKARGQVREAFRTRDMRALLGSMGLGHVRYTTKGAAEREEEAQPFYVNAPYGIILVHNGNLTNTRELSQDLFRIDRRHVNSTSDTEMLLNVLATELQGQITGLGLDPDQIFEAVTQVHERVEGSYAVIAMIAGHGLLAIRDPFGIRPLILGKRTTDAGKDEWIVASESLVLENGDYEIVRDVEPGEAVFITLDGQMISRQCAATTRLVPCSFEYVYLARPDSVMNGISVYEARLRMGDRLANTIATHMDRGDIDVVMPIPDSSRPAAMQVAQKLGIEYREGFYKNRYVGRTFIMPGQAQRKRSVRQKLNAMGTEFKGKNVLIVDDSIVRGTTSKEIVEMARAAGANKVTFTSAAPPVRYPHVYGINMPSRQELIAHDRRIPEIARELSADHMIYQEVADLQAAITEGTDIAELDLSCFTGDYVTGTITEEYLGWLERTQLS, from the coding sequence ATGTGCGGCATCGTCGGCATCGTCTCCACCGAGCCGGTCAACCAGCAGATCTACGACAGCCTCCTCCTCCTGCAGCACCGCGGGCAGGACTCGACCGGCATCGCCACCGCCGACGGCCCGGTCTTCCACATGGCGAAGGCGCGGGGGCAGGTGCGGGAGGCCTTCCGCACGCGCGACATGCGCGCGCTGCTCGGCAGCATGGGCCTCGGCCACGTCCGGTACACGACCAAGGGAGCCGCCGAGCGTGAGGAAGAGGCCCAGCCGTTCTACGTGAACGCGCCGTACGGCATCATCCTCGTCCACAACGGCAACCTCACGAACACGCGCGAGCTCTCCCAGGACCTGTTCCGCATCGACCGTCGCCACGTGAACTCCACGAGCGACACCGAGATGCTCCTGAACGTGCTCGCCACCGAGCTGCAGGGGCAGATCACTGGGCTCGGGCTCGACCCCGACCAGATCTTCGAGGCCGTGACCCAGGTGCACGAACGCGTCGAGGGCTCCTACGCGGTCATCGCGATGATCGCCGGCCACGGCCTGCTCGCCATCCGCGATCCGTTCGGCATCCGCCCGCTCATCCTCGGCAAGCGCACGACGGATGCCGGCAAGGACGAGTGGATCGTGGCATCCGAGTCGCTCGTGCTCGAGAACGGCGACTACGAGATCGTGCGCGACGTCGAGCCCGGCGAAGCCGTCTTCATCACGCTCGACGGGCAGATGATCTCGCGCCAGTGCGCCGCGACCACCCGTCTCGTGCCGTGCTCGTTCGAGTACGTCTACCTCGCGCGCCCCGACTCGGTCATGAACGGCATCTCCGTGTACGAGGCGCGCCTGCGCATGGGCGACCGCCTCGCGAACACCATCGCCACCCACATGGACCGCGGCGACATCGACGTGGTCATGCCGATCCCCGACTCCTCGCGCCCGGCCGCGATGCAGGTCGCGCAGAAGCTCGGCATCGAATACCGCGAGGGGTTCTACAAGAACCGCTACGTCGGCCGCACCTTCATCATGCCCGGGCAGGCGCAGCGCAAGCGCTCCGTCCGGCAGAAGCTGAACGCCATGGGCACCGAGTTCAAGGGCAAGAACGTCCTCATCGTCGACGACTCGATCGTGCGCGGCACGACCTCGAAGGAGATCGTCGAGATGGCGCGCGCCGCGGGCGCCAACAAGGTGACCTTCACCTCGGCCGCGCCGCCCGTGCGCTACCCGCACGTGTACGGCATCAACATGCCGAGCCGCCAGGAGCTCATCGCGCACGACCGCAGGATCCCCGAGATCGCCCGTGAACTCAGCGCCGACCACATGATCTACCAGGAGGTCGCCGACCTCCAGGCCGCGATCACCGAAGGCACCGACATCGCCGAACTCGACCTGTCGTGCTTCACCGGCGACTACGTGACCGGAACCATCACCGAGGAGTACCTCGGCTGGCTGGAGCGCACGCAGCTCAGCTGA